One window of Akkermansia biwaensis genomic DNA carries:
- the trmD gene encoding tRNA (guanosine(37)-N1)-methyltransferase TrmD → MSAALTIDVLSLFPEMVEAPLAGSILGKAREKGLVEVRCHNIRDWTKDRHRKTDDYLCGGGQGMLLKPEPIFAAVEELRRPETRVVLMTPQGRTFNQDLAGELAASGGHLIILCGHYEGVDHRVVEELVDVELSIGDYILTNGAIAAVVVIDAVARLIPGVLGDERSSVEESFSNGLLEAPAYTKPNEFRGLSVPEILLSGNHPAIERWKHERSLERTRLNRPDLWRAWVEAHPEDGAR, encoded by the coding sequence ATGTCTGCCGCTCTGACCATAGACGTTCTTTCCCTGTTTCCGGAGATGGTGGAAGCCCCCCTGGCGGGGAGCATCCTCGGCAAGGCCCGTGAAAAGGGCCTTGTGGAGGTGCGCTGCCACAATATCAGGGATTGGACGAAGGACAGGCACCGCAAGACGGACGATTATCTTTGCGGAGGCGGACAGGGGATGCTGCTGAAGCCGGAACCTATTTTCGCCGCCGTGGAGGAACTCAGGCGCCCGGAAACGCGGGTGGTGCTGATGACTCCGCAGGGGAGGACGTTCAACCAGGACCTGGCCGGGGAGCTGGCCGCTTCCGGCGGCCATCTCATCATTCTTTGCGGCCATTACGAGGGGGTGGATCACCGCGTGGTGGAGGAACTGGTGGACGTGGAATTGTCCATCGGGGACTACATCCTGACCAACGGAGCCATAGCCGCCGTCGTGGTCATTGACGCCGTGGCGCGGCTGATTCCCGGGGTCCTGGGGGATGAACGTTCTTCCGTGGAGGAGTCTTTTTCCAACGGTTTGCTGGAGGCTCCCGCCTACACCAAGCCGAATGAGTTCCGCGGCCTGTCCGTTCCGGAAATCCTGCTGAGCGGCAACCATCCCGCCATTGAGAGATGGAAGCATGAACGGTCCCTGGAACGTACGCGCCTGAACCGTCCGGATTTATGGCGGGCATGGGTGGAGGCGCATCCGGAGGACGGCGCCAGGTGA
- a CDS encoding small basic protein — protein sequence MSKHSSLKATGTVGGKRSVLKRFERVKLLKERGEWKKGQSPLGLPKTKHEA from the coding sequence ATGTCCAAGCATTCCAGCCTCAAAGCAACCGGTACCGTAGGCGGCAAGCGTTCCGTCCTGAAGCGTTTCGAACGCGTCAAGCTCCTCAAGGAACGCGGTGAATGGAAGAAGGGCCAAAGCCCCCTCGGCCTGCCGAAGACCAAGCATGAAGCTTAA